One part of the Sphingopyxis sp. PAMC25046 genome encodes these proteins:
- a CDS encoding BON domain-containing protein gives MERQTNKDRGSRDEAGDRDTQSGSLYEWETSRDDNGGYAYGGYPEAGFGPRETRRHSDYGRSGRERTERGHYSADRPRDYAGNDWNRTYGARRYWDDDQRYGERGDRDHYRGSRDRDWRDREDRQSAWSYMGYADPYGWPTYIPYGAADFGRSTYDRGGYSPRGHHERGFFERAGDEVLSWFGDEEAQRRRERDHRGRGPADYVRSDDRIREDVNDRLTEDYWVDASRIGVTVSGGEVTLDGMVDSKRAKRRAEDLADDVTGVKHVQNNLRVDSTSFAPQGS, from the coding sequence GTGGAGAGGCAGACGAACAAAGATCGCGGCAGCCGCGACGAAGCCGGCGATCGCGATACGCAATCGGGTTCGCTTTATGAGTGGGAAACGAGCCGCGACGACAACGGCGGTTACGCCTATGGTGGCTACCCCGAAGCCGGATTCGGTCCGCGCGAGACGCGGCGCCATAGCGACTATGGCCGCAGCGGACGCGAACGCACCGAGCGCGGTCATTACAGCGCTGACCGCCCGCGCGACTATGCCGGAAACGACTGGAATCGCACCTATGGCGCGCGGCGCTATTGGGACGACGATCAGCGATATGGCGAGCGCGGCGACAGGGACCACTATCGCGGGTCGCGCGATCGCGATTGGCGCGACCGCGAGGATCGCCAATCGGCCTGGTCCTATATGGGATATGCCGACCCTTATGGCTGGCCGACCTATATCCCTTATGGTGCCGCCGATTTCGGCCGATCAACCTATGACCGCGGCGGCTATTCGCCGCGCGGGCATCACGAACGCGGCTTCTTCGAGCGCGCAGGCGACGAAGTGCTGTCGTGGTTTGGCGACGAGGAAGCGCAGCGCCGCCGCGAGCGCGACCATCGCGGGCGCGGGCCGGCCGACTATGTGCGTTCGGACGACCGCATTCGCGAGGATGTGAACGACCGGCTGACCGAGGATTATTGGGTCGATGCGTCGCGCATCGGCGTTACCGTTTCGGGCGGCGAAGTCACGCTCGATGGCATGGTCGACAGCAAGCGCGCCAAGCGCCGCGCCGAGGACTTGGCTGACGATGTGACGGGCGTGAAGCATGTGCAGAACAATCTGCGCGTCGACAGCACGTCGTTCGCACC
- a CDS encoding helix-turn-helix domain-containing protein, which yields MKIGELSRATGTNIETIRYYERIGLLPAPARTAANYRSYGEAHRSRLSFVRHSRELGFTIEEIRSLLDLSDNPARDCGEADRIATAHLGQVEAKIAQLTLLRDELARIVGRCRGGVAADCRVIEALGDHSHCDSQH from the coding sequence ATGAAGATCGGCGAGCTATCGCGTGCCACCGGCACAAACATCGAAACCATCCGCTATTATGAGCGCATCGGTCTGCTCCCCGCACCCGCCCGCACCGCAGCCAATTATCGCAGCTATGGCGAGGCGCACCGGTCGCGGTTGAGCTTCGTGCGCCATTCGCGCGAGCTGGGCTTCACTATCGAGGAAATCCGGTCGCTTCTCGACCTGTCGGACAATCCGGCGCGCGACTGCGGCGAGGCCGACCGGATCGCGACCGCGCATCTGGGGCAGGTCGAGGCGAAGATCGCACAGCTCACCCTTCTCCGCGACGAACTCGCGCGCATCGTCGGGCGATGCCGCGGTGGGGTCGCCGCCGATTGCCGGGTGATCGAGGCGCTCGGCGACCACAGCCACTGCGACAGCCAGCACTAG
- a CDS encoding cation transporter produces MADQCCAGKSGKTALNDPKWRRVLWFALLVNAAMFGVEIVAGVAADSRALQADALDFLGDSANYAISLGVAGMALAWRARAALLKAATMLAFGLWVFGSAAWGFLAGSAPHAETMGVIGALALVANVAVALMLYRYRTGDANMRSVWICSRNDAIGNIAVMGAALGVFGTGRNWPDLAVATIMAGLAIWGSLEVFRQARGELAAEV; encoded by the coding sequence ATGGCCGATCAATGCTGTGCCGGCAAAAGCGGCAAGACCGCGCTGAACGACCCCAAATGGCGGCGCGTCCTGTGGTTCGCGCTGCTGGTCAATGCCGCCATGTTCGGCGTCGAGATCGTCGCGGGCGTCGCCGCGGATTCGCGTGCGCTGCAGGCCGACGCGCTCGATTTTCTGGGCGACAGCGCCAATTATGCGATCAGTCTGGGCGTCGCGGGCATGGCGCTCGCCTGGCGTGCCCGCGCCGCATTGCTGAAGGCGGCAACGATGCTCGCCTTCGGGCTTTGGGTTTTCGGATCAGCGGCCTGGGGCTTCCTCGCCGGTTCGGCGCCGCATGCCGAAACGATGGGGGTGATCGGCGCACTGGCGCTCGTTGCCAATGTCGCGGTCGCGCTGATGCTCTATCGCTACCGGACGGGCGACGCGAACATGCGCTCGGTTTGGATATGCTCGCGCAACGACGCGATCGGCAATATCGCGGTGATGGGCGCGGCGCTCGGCGTATTCGGCACCGGGCGCAACTGGCCCGACCTCGCCGTTGCGACGATCATGGCCGGGCTCGCAATCTGGGGCAGCCTCGAGGTGTTCCGGCAGGCGCGGGGCGAACTCGCGGCCGAAGTCTAG
- a CDS encoding efflux transporter outer membrane subunit — protein MRIAPLTTAVLAGTLSACAGPNIALTEVAPVTPPPAWRTDAGTGAPLQGDWWQSFGDPALAALVEKALAHNSDVGIAAARVREARANAALARSQTLPAIDATLGAGRSRSVNAFGQPAEQSFAQPQIQIAYEVDLFGRLADQQSAARDAFFASEAARDAVRLSVAAAVASNYVVLRSLDARLEVARETVRARSESLRIAKSRVGSGYSPKLELEQSQAEYDATAQIVPQIELAIARTEGALSLLVGDTPRTIARGIALDRLAVPAIPGDLPSELLRRRPDVAQAEYQLAASDKNLAAARKRFLPQVRLTSAAGAAFSTLLGDPITIWSVGGSILAPIFQGGRLTAQADAAGAQRDQAAFAYRRTALAAFREVEDALAAVRRIDEQINFAQSQREALAEGLRLATNRFREGYSPYLEQLDAQRGLLGAELSLIQLRADALTARVQLFQAMGGGWAPCGAPDVPCAPEP, from the coding sequence GTGAGGATAGCGCCTCTCACGACAGCCGTGCTCGCTGGAACGCTAAGCGCCTGCGCCGGACCGAACATCGCGCTCACCGAGGTCGCACCGGTGACGCCTCCGCCCGCATGGCGAACCGATGCGGGCACCGGCGCCCCGCTGCAAGGCGACTGGTGGCAATCGTTCGGCGACCCGGCGCTCGCGGCGCTGGTCGAGAAAGCGCTCGCCCACAACAGCGACGTCGGAATCGCCGCGGCGCGCGTACGCGAGGCGCGCGCCAATGCCGCGCTCGCGCGATCGCAGACCCTTCCAGCGATCGATGCGACGCTCGGCGCCGGGCGCTCGCGGTCGGTGAACGCCTTTGGCCAGCCGGCCGAACAGAGCTTCGCCCAGCCGCAGATCCAGATCGCGTATGAAGTCGATCTGTTCGGCCGCCTCGCCGATCAGCAATCGGCCGCGCGCGATGCCTTTTTCGCGAGCGAAGCGGCACGCGACGCGGTGCGGCTCTCGGTCGCCGCGGCGGTGGCGAGCAATTATGTCGTGCTGCGCAGCCTCGACGCGCGGCTGGAGGTTGCGCGCGAGACGGTGCGCGCGCGCTCCGAATCGCTGCGCATCGCGAAATCGCGCGTCGGATCGGGCTATTCGCCAAAACTCGAACTCGAACAGTCGCAGGCCGAATATGACGCGACCGCGCAGATCGTCCCGCAGATCGAGCTGGCAATCGCGCGTACCGAAGGCGCGCTGAGCCTGCTGGTCGGCGATACGCCCAGGACGATCGCTCGCGGCATCGCGCTCGATCGTCTGGCCGTACCCGCGATACCCGGCGACCTGCCGTCGGAACTGCTGCGCCGCCGGCCCGACGTTGCGCAGGCCGAATACCAGCTCGCCGCGTCGGACAAGAATCTGGCGGCGGCGCGCAAGCGTTTCCTGCCGCAAGTGCGCCTCACCTCGGCGGCGGGTGCGGCGTTTTCGACGCTGCTCGGCGATCCGATCACGATCTGGTCGGTCGGCGGCAGCATTCTTGCCCCGATCTTTCAGGGCGGGCGGTTGACCGCGCAGGCCGACGCTGCGGGGGCTCAGCGCGACCAAGCGGCCTTCGCCTATCGCCGCACCGCGCTGGCCGCGTTCCGCGAGGTCGAGGATGCGCTCGCGGCGGTCAGGCGAATCGACGAGCAGATCAATTTCGCGCAGTCGCAGCGCGAGGCGCTGGCCGAAGGACTGCGCCTTGCGACCAACCGCTTTCGCGAAGGCTATTCGCCCTATCTCGAACAGCTCGACGCGCAGCGCGGGCTGCTCGGTGCCGAACTGTCGTTGATCCAGCTGCGCGCCGACGCGCTTACCGCGCGCGTCCAGCTGTTTCAGGCGATGGGCGGCGGATGGGCGCCCTGCGGAGCGCCGGACGTGCCTTGCGCCCCCGAACCCTAG
- a CDS encoding HlyD family secretion protein: MSDEQAKAPELEAASPPPAAGPAARAAPSPAEPVADPQVDAPPSSWRPPDKTRTTVILIVAIALLAILAILFAWELPPFGSGSERTDNAYVRGRVTIISPQVSGYVTSVPVQDFAEVKAGQVLATIDDRIYRARVAQAEANVAAQEASLANSAQAQRSREVATDSQNAGIANAQAQLARAEADMRRARTLVADGSISTREFDQTRAALLAAQASLQQARASRAIGTQDVRTVVVGRAGLEAAVASAKAQLRLAQIDLDNTVIRAPADGQLSEIGVRRGAYVTAGTQLLSVVPHNVWVIANFKEAQTGDMAIGQRARFSVDALGGTELTGRIENLAPAAGSEFAVLKADNATGNFVKVAQRIAVRIAIDKGQPAANRLRPGMSVEVRVDTSRGSRQ, translated from the coding sequence ATGAGCGACGAACAGGCGAAGGCGCCCGAACTCGAAGCGGCAAGCCCGCCCCCCGCGGCGGGACCGGCGGCGCGCGCCGCGCCTTCCCCGGCGGAGCCCGTTGCCGATCCGCAGGTCGATGCGCCGCCATCGTCGTGGCGCCCGCCCGATAAGACGCGCACGACCGTGATCCTTATCGTCGCGATCGCACTGCTCGCCATCCTCGCGATCCTCTTCGCATGGGAACTCCCGCCGTTCGGTAGCGGGTCCGAAAGGACCGACAATGCCTATGTGCGCGGCCGCGTGACGATCATCAGCCCGCAAGTCAGCGGCTATGTAACCAGCGTTCCGGTGCAGGATTTCGCCGAGGTCAAGGCGGGGCAGGTCCTCGCCACGATCGACGACCGCATCTATCGCGCACGCGTCGCGCAAGCCGAAGCGAATGTCGCGGCGCAGGAAGCGTCGCTCGCCAATTCGGCACAGGCGCAGCGTTCGCGCGAGGTCGCGACCGACAGCCAGAATGCGGGCATCGCGAATGCGCAGGCGCAGCTCGCCCGCGCCGAGGCCGATATGCGTCGCGCGCGAACCCTCGTCGCCGATGGTTCGATTTCGACCCGCGAGTTCGACCAGACCCGCGCCGCGCTGCTCGCCGCGCAGGCCTCGCTGCAGCAGGCGCGCGCCAGCCGCGCGATCGGGACGCAGGATGTGCGCACCGTCGTCGTCGGCCGCGCCGGCCTCGAAGCCGCCGTCGCCTCCGCGAAGGCACAGCTTCGTCTGGCGCAGATCGACCTCGACAATACGGTTATTCGCGCACCCGCCGATGGTCAGCTCTCCGAAATCGGCGTGCGGCGGGGCGCTTATGTCACGGCGGGCACGCAATTGCTGTCGGTCGTCCCGCACAATGTCTGGGTGATCGCCAACTTCAAGGAAGCGCAGACGGGCGATATGGCGATCGGCCAGCGGGCGCGATTCAGCGTCGATGCGCTGGGGGGTACCGAACTCACCGGGCGGATAGAAAACCTGGCGCCGGCGGCGGGCTCCGAATTCGCGGTGTTGAAGGCCGACAATGCCACCGGCAATTTCGTCAAGGTTGCGCAGCGCATCGCGGTGCGGATCGCGATCGACAAGGGGCAGCCAGCGGCGAACAGGCTGCGTCCGGGCATGTCGGTCGAGGTACGCGTCGACACGAGCCGCGGATCGCGGCAGTGA
- a CDS encoding MFS transporter yields MADYIFKPHERPTLPGSPANPDHPSRRRIRYFLIGCLIGITGGLGNALVTVNLNFAQGTLGLNSDEAAWLTAAYFMTNVTANLLLVKYRQQFGLQPFIRYTLVAYAVTTLMHLFIHDFWTSVAVRAMSGIAASGLSTLTILYFFQALPAPKRLAAVMIGICIPQIATPLARVLSPGLLEWGDWHQLYWFEFGLALATLATVWTQPLPPSEREKVFEPLDFLTFALFAPGLWLLIAVLSQGRIQWWTERPWIGWSLAASVALIAAAILVEHHRRNPLLNTRWLGTREMLRLIAVAASVRILLSEQAFGSIGFLNTVGLINDQMVTLNLIVVFASIAGLATAVLTFRPDNLTRPILIAVVLIVIGSFMDAQATNLTRPSQFHLSQALIGFASLLFLAQAMVIGIARTLLAGGKNFISFVVIFSMSQSIGGLAGSTLLGTFQTVREKYHSHELVQNIVASDPLVAARLGAGSRVVAGTVGDPALRSTEGTALLSRQVTREANILAYNDVFLLVGVLAILTTIWGFMITRAIRRRNEPSPVLLLVQRLQAQAQQGQ; encoded by the coding sequence ATGGCGGACTATATCTTCAAGCCGCACGAACGTCCGACATTGCCGGGCTCGCCCGCCAACCCCGATCACCCAAGCCGCCGCCGGATTCGCTATTTCCTCATCGGCTGCCTGATCGGGATCACCGGCGGGCTCGGCAACGCGCTCGTCACGGTGAACCTGAATTTCGCGCAGGGCACGCTGGGACTCAACAGCGACGAGGCCGCCTGGCTGACCGCCGCCTACTTCATGACCAACGTCACCGCGAACCTGCTTCTGGTGAAATATCGCCAGCAATTCGGGCTCCAGCCTTTCATCCGCTATACGCTCGTCGCTTATGCGGTGACGACGCTTATGCACCTCTTCATCCACGATTTCTGGACCTCGGTCGCGGTTCGCGCGATGAGCGGTATCGCGGCGAGCGGCCTCTCGACGCTGACCATCCTCTATTTCTTCCAGGCGCTCCCCGCGCCCAAGCGGCTCGCCGCGGTAATGATCGGCATCTGCATTCCGCAGATCGCGACGCCGCTCGCGCGCGTGCTCTCGCCCGGACTGCTCGAATGGGGCGACTGGCACCAGCTTTACTGGTTCGAATTCGGGCTTGCGCTCGCAACGCTCGCCACGGTTTGGACGCAGCCGCTGCCGCCGAGCGAGCGCGAGAAAGTGTTCGAACCGCTCGACTTCCTGACCTTCGCGCTCTTTGCGCCCGGCCTGTGGTTGCTCATCGCGGTGCTTTCGCAGGGCCGGATCCAGTGGTGGACCGAACGGCCGTGGATCGGCTGGTCGCTCGCGGCGAGCGTCGCGCTGATCGCCGCCGCGATCCTGGTCGAACATCATCGCCGGAACCCGCTCCTCAACACGCGCTGGCTCGGCACGCGCGAGATGCTGCGGCTGATCGCGGTGGCGGCGTCGGTGCGCATCCTGCTGTCCGAACAGGCGTTCGGATCGATCGGCTTCCTTAATACCGTCGGCCTGATCAACGACCAGATGGTGACGCTGAACCTCATCGTCGTCTTCGCCTCGATCGCGGGCCTCGCGACCGCCGTGCTGACCTTTCGCCCCGACAACCTTACGCGGCCGATCCTCATCGCGGTTGTCCTGATCGTCATCGGATCCTTCATGGATGCGCAGGCGACCAACCTCACGCGGCCGAGCCAATTCCATTTGAGCCAGGCGCTGATCGGTTTCGCCTCGCTGCTCTTCCTCGCGCAGGCGATGGTGATCGGCATCGCGCGCACCCTGCTCGCGGGTGGCAAGAATTTCATCAGCTTCGTCGTGATTTTCAGCATGAGCCAGAGCATCGGCGGCCTTGCCGGCAGCACGCTGCTCGGCACATTCCAGACCGTCCGCGAGAAATATCATTCGCACGAACTCGTCCAGAATATCGTCGCGAGCGACCCTCTGGTCGCGGCGCGGCTCGGCGCGGGCAGCCGCGTCGTCGCCGGAACGGTAGGCGACCCCGCGCTGCGCAGCACCGAGGGGACCGCGCTGCTCAGCCGGCAGGTGACGCGCGAGGCGAATATCCTTGCCTATAACGACGTGTTCCTGCTCGTCGGCGTGCTCGCGATCCTGACGACGATCTGGGGCTTCATGATCACGCGGGCGATCCGGCGGCGGAACGAGCCGTCACCGGTGTTATTGTTGGTACAGCGGCTGCAGGCTCAGGCGCAACAGGGGCAATGA
- a CDS encoding exopolysaccharide biosynthesis polyprenyl glycosylphosphotransferase, translating into MTKIDLALQGVPVRTPIAKAARRDAKIWLCLGLMGLDAVALMAGFAVTLIIEAPRSISEGLLTAMLGALLVHAAIAFQNQAYNPRCLTRPIKSCRQTMLSFATTLLVFLLAAFSLRVTGDVPRFALGMGMVTALILLVAQRLLVCHAVRRVFGEMTAELVIVDGANLPPSYLKRDIIDARASGLRTDLDDPYMLDRLGTVLQDYDRVTIVCAPERKVEWARALKGVNILGEIVMPEIAELGPLTTRQSGGVTTLVVSWGPLNRANRVKKRALDLAVTIPALFVLAPFLMLVAIAIKLDSPGPVFFRQERMGRGNRIFRILKFRSMRVEATDANGARSASRDDDRITRVGKFIRATSIDELPQLINVLSGEMSLVGPRPHALGSTAGNELFWRVDRQYWHRHALKPGITGLAQIRGFRGATNTKRDIVNRLGADLEYQHGWSLLRDVSILVRTVQVLIHRNAY; encoded by the coding sequence ATGACCAAGATCGACCTGGCGCTTCAGGGCGTGCCCGTCCGGACACCGATTGCAAAAGCGGCGCGCCGCGACGCCAAGATATGGCTCTGCCTCGGCCTGATGGGGCTGGACGCGGTAGCGCTGATGGCGGGTTTTGCGGTGACGCTGATAATCGAAGCGCCGCGGAGCATTTCGGAGGGTTTGCTGACGGCGATGCTCGGCGCGCTGCTCGTTCACGCGGCGATCGCATTCCAGAACCAGGCGTATAACCCGCGCTGCCTGACCAGGCCGATCAAGAGCTGCCGCCAGACGATGCTCTCGTTCGCGACCACCTTGCTCGTCTTCCTCCTCGCAGCCTTCTCGCTGCGCGTAACCGGCGATGTCCCGCGCTTCGCGCTCGGCATGGGCATGGTGACCGCGCTGATACTGCTTGTCGCGCAGCGGTTGCTCGTCTGCCATGCCGTGCGCCGTGTCTTCGGCGAGATGACGGCCGAACTGGTGATCGTCGACGGCGCGAACCTGCCGCCATCCTATCTGAAGCGCGATATCATCGACGCGCGCGCGTCGGGGCTTCGCACCGATCTCGACGACCCGTACATGCTGGATCGGCTCGGTACGGTCCTGCAGGATTACGACCGGGTGACGATCGTTTGCGCGCCCGAGCGGAAGGTCGAATGGGCGCGCGCGCTGAAGGGCGTGAACATCCTCGGCGAGATCGTGATGCCCGAGATCGCCGAACTCGGGCCGCTCACCACGCGGCAATCGGGCGGGGTAACGACGCTGGTGGTGTCGTGGGGGCCGCTCAACCGCGCCAACCGGGTCAAGAAGCGCGCGCTCGACCTCGCGGTGACGATCCCGGCGCTGTTCGTGCTGGCGCCCTTTCTGATGCTGGTCGCGATCGCGATCAAACTCGATTCGCCGGGACCGGTGTTTTTCCGGCAGGAGCGGATGGGGCGCGGCAACCGCATTTTCCGGATCCTCAAATTCCGCAGCATGCGCGTCGAGGCGACCGACGCCAACGGCGCGCGCTCGGCGAGCCGCGACGACGACCGGATCACGCGCGTCGGCAAATTCATCCGGGCGACGAGCATCGACGAGCTGCCGCAGCTGATCAACGTGCTGTCGGGCGAGATGAGCCTCGTCGGGCCGCGCCCGCACGCGCTCGGATCGACCGCGGGGAACGAACTGTTCTGGCGCGTCGACCGGCAATATTGGCATCGCCACGCGCTCAAGCCCGGCATCACCGGACTCGCCCAGATCCGCGGTTTTCGCGGCGCGACCAATACGAAGCGCGATATCGTCAACCGGCTGGGAGCCGACCTTGAATATCAGCACGGCTGGTCGCTGCTGCGCGACGTTTCGATCCTGGTGCGCACGGTGCAGGTGCTGATCCACCGCAACGCCTATTGA
- a CDS encoding polysaccharide pyruvyl transferase family protein, protein MTMKSADLLVGELADHFARVLDSVLPAGRLALVDFPDHSNVGDSAIWLGEMAYLRKRNRLPAYYSAIADFDDEACGAAIGDGPILIHGGGNMGTLWPKHEDFRLHLLRTHRGRPIVQMPQSIHYADPAAAAEMAQAIRDHGQFTLLVRDARSFAFAERHFDCAIRLCPDAALMLGRQQRSPATVPVFALLRTDHERAPGGADTLPAGVVADDWLGEDPAQKRRLRLSLKLGRLFNRDPMAQRAARQQRLAEWRLQRGLAMLSTGELVVTDRLHAHILSLLLDIPHVLLDNSYGKVAGFADQWTGDYGGLMRATDRVEAFETALAGTAPQIVDG, encoded by the coding sequence ATGACCATGAAAAGCGCCGACCTGCTCGTCGGCGAACTCGCCGACCATTTTGCCCGTGTGCTCGATAGCGTGCTGCCGGCGGGCCGGCTGGCGCTCGTCGACTTTCCCGATCACTCGAACGTCGGCGATTCGGCGATCTGGCTCGGCGAGATGGCCTATCTGCGCAAGCGGAACCGCCTGCCCGCCTATTATTCGGCGATCGCCGATTTCGACGACGAAGCCTGCGGGGCGGCGATCGGCGACGGGCCGATTCTGATCCACGGCGGCGGCAACATGGGGACGTTGTGGCCCAAGCATGAAGACTTCCGCCTGCACCTCCTTCGCACGCACCGCGGCCGTCCCATCGTGCAGATGCCGCAGTCGATCCACTATGCCGACCCCGCCGCCGCGGCCGAGATGGCCCAAGCGATCCGCGATCACGGCCAGTTTACGCTGCTCGTCCGCGACGCTCGCTCGTTCGCCTTTGCCGAGCGGCATTTCGACTGCGCTATCCGGCTCTGTCCCGATGCCGCGCTGATGCTCGGCCGCCAGCAGCGCAGTCCCGCGACCGTGCCGGTCTTCGCGCTGCTCCGCACCGATCATGAGCGGGCACCCGGCGGCGCCGACACGCTCCCCGCCGGCGTAGTCGCCGACGACTGGCTCGGCGAGGATCCCGCCCAAAAGCGCCGATTGCGCCTGTCGCTGAAGCTCGGCCGCCTTTTCAACCGCGATCCGATGGCGCAGCGCGCCGCGCGGCAACAGCGGCTGGCCGAATGGCGACTGCAACGCGGGCTGGCGATGCTGTCCACCGGCGAGCTGGTCGTCACCGACCGGCTCCACGCGCATATCCTCTCGCTGTTGCTCGACATCCCGCACGTGCTGCTCGACAACAGCTATGGCAAGGTCGCGGGCTTCGCCGATCAATGGACTGGCGATTATGGCGGGCTGATGCGCGCGACCGACCGTGTGGAGGCGTTTGAAACCGCGCTTGCAGGCACCGCGCCGCAGATCGTCGACGGCTAA
- a CDS encoding lipopolysaccharide biosynthesis protein, giving the protein MSADLPTRFDAGLRARSRSSIGWTVTRFLSDQIFSFVVFVILARLLAQADIGAFAVMAVTAEAFRIIATAGLVQTIARKKEITPAFLDTIYRSQQAFSFLSALLIMALAQPIAHWMGAPGIALPLAVMSLTLPISSFGATHMALRLREFGHRTTALRSVVGGLIGGTAAVVAAFAGLGLWSLVIQRLVTEIVGLILSRASYDWKPGWRFDWAILRGNLMLNASLIYVQLAFLATVRVQEMAIGAGIGLAAVGIYRTAWRTVELIGRGAIQPFTQVAVQTLARVKDDPAELRRAYRWMISRASALSFPALVGFGALAPIAIPTVFGAKWAEAGQLAQIFAFMAVPFTLNFFASPSLSVLGASRSLISLSTTQLVLGVALTLAALPFGLFAVAVSYVGRAYLTLPMQIWLLRRASGIRPTDSLRAVAPPLVASSLMGVALAIAMRLLDGYLAGWQALLLLTAVGALFYGIALLAISGTWRGRLLSLSRQLRKSPI; this is encoded by the coding sequence TTGAGCGCTGACCTCCCCACCCGCTTCGACGCGGGGTTACGCGCACGCAGCCGCAGTTCGATCGGCTGGACGGTGACGCGTTTCCTGTCCGACCAGATCTTCTCCTTCGTCGTTTTCGTCATCCTAGCGCGCCTGCTGGCGCAAGCGGATATCGGCGCCTTCGCGGTGATGGCGGTGACGGCGGAGGCGTTCCGCATCATCGCGACCGCCGGCCTCGTGCAGACGATCGCGCGCAAAAAGGAGATCACGCCGGCCTTCCTCGACACCATCTATCGCTCGCAGCAGGCCTTTTCCTTCCTCTCCGCCTTGCTGATCATGGCGCTCGCCCAGCCCATCGCCCATTGGATGGGTGCGCCGGGCATCGCGCTGCCGCTCGCGGTGATGAGCCTGACGCTGCCGATCTCTTCGTTCGGCGCGACGCATATGGCGCTGCGCCTGCGCGAATTCGGGCACCGCACGACCGCGCTACGCTCGGTCGTCGGCGGCCTGATCGGCGGGACTGCCGCCGTGGTCGCCGCCTTTGCGGGGCTCGGCCTGTGGAGCCTCGTGATCCAGCGCCTCGTTACCGAGATCGTCGGGCTCATCCTGTCGCGCGCCTCCTATGACTGGAAACCCGGTTGGCGGTTCGACTGGGCGATATTGCGCGGCAATCTGATGCTCAACGCCAGCCTGATCTATGTCCAGCTCGCCTTTCTCGCCACCGTCCGCGTGCAGGAAATGGCGATCGGCGCCGGGATCGGGCTTGCCGCCGTCGGCATTTATCGCACCGCCTGGCGGACCGTCGAGCTGATCGGCCGCGGCGCGATCCAGCCCTTCACCCAGGTCGCCGTACAAACGCTCGCGCGCGTCAAGGACGATCCCGCCGAACTGCGCCGTGCCTATCGCTGGATGATTTCGCGCGCTTCGGCGCTGTCCTTTCCGGCGCTGGTCGGTTTCGGCGCGCTCGCCCCGATCGCGATCCCGACCGTGTTCGGTGCCAAATGGGCCGAGGCGGGTCAGCTCGCCCAGATTTTCGCCTTCATGGCGGTGCCCTTCACGCTCAACTTCTTCGCTTCGCCCTCGCTCAGCGTGCTCGGCGCATCGCGCAGCCTGATCTCGCTTTCGACGACGCAGCTCGTGCTCGGCGTCGCGCTGACGCTCGCGGCGCTGCCCTTCGGCCTCTTCGCGGTCGCGGTTTCCTATGTCGGGCGCGCCTATCTCACCCTTCCGATGCAGATCTGGCTGCTGCGGCGCGCCTCGGGCATCCGGCCGACCGACAGCCTGCGCGCGGTCGCGCCCCCTCTCGTCGCCTCCTCGCTGATGGGCGTCGCGCTCGCGATCGCGATGCGGCTGCTCGATGGGTATCTGGCGGGATGGCAGGCTCTGCTGCTGCTAACCGCGGTCGGGGCGCTCTTTTACGGCATCGCGCTGCTCGCCATTTCCGGAACGTGGCGCGGCCGCCTCCTCTCCCTCTCCAGACAGCTCAGAAAGAGCCCGATATGA